A genome region from Dehalococcoidia bacterium includes the following:
- the glgP gene encoding alpha-glucan family phosphorylase has protein sequence MPTFHTVRVVPTLPPSLAPLRDLAYNLFWSWDETTRTLFQRLDPELWEKTGENPVRLLAEIDQDRLKAAADDPGFRSQLARAVEQLHEHLNRPPHPLTAELRGHTIVFFCFEFGIAACLPIYSGGLGILSGDYLKSASDTALPVIGIGLHYSRGYFRQYLNADGWQQQEFADVDYARLPIIPERRPDGSLLTVEIDLAGRRVVARVWRIQVGRIPCYMLDTNVPENLPEDRSITDRLYGGDIEHRIKQEIVLGIGGIRLLEALGIDKPICHMNEGHSAFLALERIRVLMRKHGLSFDEARELASASHVFTTHTPVPAGIDMFAPDLLDRYFGHYWPQLGLSREEFLGLGRQNPHDHNELFSMAVLGIRLSDTVNGVSQLHGKVSRGMWRGLWPDVPDSEVPITHVTNGVHHRSWINPELAALFTRYLGAGWWDRPADRANWAGVARIPDEELWRAHERAREQLVSFTRERVVQQLRATGALPATIEEASRLLDPQALTIGFARRFALYKRATLLFRDPDRLARILNHPERPVQIIIAGKAHPQDEPAKALIREIIHLFRRPDLRSRVAFIENYDILVAKRLVQGCDIWLNTPLRPQEASGTSGMKAACNGVLHVSTLDGWWAEAYQPGLGWAIGGHEVYPSIEAQNQVESELLYDLLEHEIVPTFYDRVRGVPRRWVQLMKNAIAELSPFFNTDRMIEQYLEAAYLPSAHRALRLDADGQRRARELAAWKRSLTERWSDIWIDRVEANDLTESMVGSTLPVRARVFLGRVQPEEVAVEAFYGPVDGRRQVTEGRTVRLQPVERDGQGGYLFAGEIPLETTGMLGYGVRVVPHHPDLHDPYEMRLVRWA, from the coding sequence GTGCCGACCTTTCACACCGTTCGTGTGGTGCCCACGCTGCCGCCGAGTTTGGCGCCGCTGCGCGACCTTGCCTACAACCTGTTCTGGTCGTGGGACGAGACAACCCGCACCCTCTTCCAACGGCTCGACCCCGAACTGTGGGAAAAAACCGGCGAGAACCCGGTGCGGCTTCTGGCCGAGATCGACCAAGACCGGCTGAAGGCAGCAGCAGACGACCCCGGCTTTCGATCGCAGCTTGCCCGCGCCGTCGAACAGCTGCATGAGCATCTCAACCGCCCCCCCCATCCTCTCACTGCTGAGCTGAGAGGGCACACGATCGTCTTCTTCTGCTTCGAGTTCGGAATTGCTGCCTGTCTCCCCATCTATTCCGGCGGCCTCGGCATCCTCTCGGGCGACTATCTCAAGTCAGCGAGCGATACCGCGCTGCCCGTGATCGGGATCGGGCTGCACTACAGCCGCGGCTATTTCCGGCAGTATCTCAACGCCGACGGATGGCAGCAGCAGGAATTCGCCGACGTCGACTATGCCCGCCTCCCCATTATCCCGGAGCGCCGCCCCGACGGCTCGCTGCTCACGGTCGAGATCGATCTCGCGGGACGGCGCGTCGTCGCCCGCGTCTGGCGGATCCAAGTCGGCCGGATCCCCTGCTACATGCTCGATACCAACGTCCCGGAGAACCTGCCGGAGGACCGCAGCATCACCGACCGTCTCTACGGCGGCGACATCGAGCACCGCATCAAGCAGGAGATCGTTTTGGGGATCGGCGGGATTCGGCTGCTGGAAGCCCTCGGCATCGACAAACCGATCTGCCATATGAATGAAGGGCATTCCGCGTTCTTGGCCCTAGAGCGCATCCGCGTTCTGATGCGCAAGCATGGGCTCTCCTTCGACGAAGCGCGTGAACTGGCTTCGGCAAGCCACGTTTTCACGACCCACACGCCGGTGCCCGCCGGGATCGACATGTTCGCGCCCGACCTCCTCGACCGCTATTTTGGCCACTACTGGCCGCAGCTCGGGCTCAGCCGCGAGGAGTTTCTCGGCCTCGGCCGCCAGAACCCCCACGACCACAACGAACTGTTCTCGATGGCCGTACTGGGCATCCGCCTGTCAGACACGGTCAACGGTGTCTCCCAGCTGCACGGCAAGGTATCGCGCGGAATGTGGCGCGGCCTCTGGCCCGACGTGCCGGATAGCGAGGTGCCGATCACGCACGTGACGAATGGCGTGCATCACCGCTCCTGGATCAACCCCGAACTGGCCGCTCTGTTCACCCGCTATCTCGGTGCCGGCTGGTGGGACCGTCCAGCCGACCGCGCCAACTGGGCGGGCGTCGCGCGGATCCCAGACGAAGAGCTGTGGCGCGCGCACGAGCGCGCACGGGAGCAGCTCGTCTCCTTCACCCGGGAGCGCGTCGTCCAGCAGCTCCGCGCGACAGGAGCGCTCCCCGCCACGATCGAAGAGGCGTCGCGGCTTCTCGACCCGCAGGCCTTGACGATCGGGTTCGCGCGCCGGTTCGCGCTCTACAAGCGCGCCACGCTGCTTTTCCGCGACCCCGACCGGCTGGCCCGCATCCTCAACCACCCCGAGCGCCCCGTTCAGATCATCATCGCCGGCAAAGCTCACCCTCAAGACGAGCCGGCCAAGGCCCTCATCCGCGAAATCATCCACCTCTTCCGCCGGCCAGACCTCCGCTCGCGCGTCGCGTTTATCGAGAACTACGACATTCTCGTCGCCAAACGGCTGGTGCAAGGCTGCGACATCTGGCTGAACACGCCCCTGCGTCCCCAGGAAGCGAGCGGCACCAGCGGCATGAAGGCCGCCTGCAACGGCGTGCTCCACGTTTCCACCCTCGACGGCTGGTGGGCAGAAGCGTACCAGCCTGGCCTCGGGTGGGCGATCGGCGGTCACGAGGTCTACCCCTCGATCGAGGCCCAGAACCAAGTCGAGAGCGAGCTCCTCTACGACCTGCTCGAGCACGAGATCGTTCCGACGTTCTACGACCGGGTTCGCGGCGTGCCGCGCCGCTGGGTGCAGCTGATGAAAAACGCGATCGCCGAGCTCTCCCCCTTCTTCAACACCGACCGCATGATCGAGCAGTACCTCGAGGCAGCGTATCTTCCCAGCGCCCACCGCGCGCTTCGCCTCGACGCAGACGGCCAACGCCGGGCGCGCGAGCTTGCTGCTTGGAAGCGCTCCCTCACTGAACGCTGGAGCGACATTTGGATCGACCGTGTTGAAGCGAACGACCTGACCGAATCGATGGTCGGCTCGACGCTGCCGGTGCGTGCGCGCGTCTTCCTTGGCCGCGTTCAGCCGGAAGAGGTCGCGGTCGAGGCGTTCTACGGCCCGGTCGACGGCCGCCGACAAGTGACAGAGGGGCGAACGGTGCGGCTGCAGCCGGTCGAGCGCGACGGACAGGGAGGGTATCTCTTCGCGGGCGAGATCCCGCTCGAGACCACCGGCATGCTTGGGTACGGCGTCCGCGTCGTTCCGCACCATCCCGACCTCCACGACCCTTACGAAATGCGGCTCGTCCGCTGGGCTTAG
- a CDS encoding DUF423 domain-containing protein encodes MNAAHGSTARWYGIAGAVLAGLAVAAGAFGTHALRSVLPTDRLAIFETAARYQMYHGLALLAVAWVADRWPSWAAMLAGSAFALGIVLFCGSLVVLALTGQGWLGMIAPVGGASFVVGWAALAWAFAGASRRK; translated from the coding sequence ATGAACGCAGCCCACGGCTCAACTGCCCGCTGGTACGGCATCGCCGGCGCGGTGCTCGCTGGCCTCGCAGTTGCTGCCGGCGCGTTTGGCACTCATGCGCTGCGCAGCGTGCTCCCGACAGACCGTCTCGCCATCTTCGAGACAGCGGCACGCTACCAGATGTACCATGGATTGGCGCTGCTGGCGGTCGCCTGGGTTGCCGACCGGTGGCCAAGCTGGGCTGCCATGCTCGCGGGGAGCGCCTTCGCGCTCGGCATCGTGCTCTTCTGCGGCAGCCTCGTCGTGCTCGCCCTCACTGGCCAAGGGTGGCTCGGCATGATCGCGCCGGTCGGCGGCGCTTCCTTCGTGGTCGGATGGGCAGCGCTCGCCTGGGCCTTCGCGGGCGCCTCCCGACGGAAATAA
- a CDS encoding MoxR family ATPase, with amino-acid sequence MAGSRLDRSVWENVLFEIKKVIVGQEHLLEVMLVALLAKGHILIEGVPGLAKTLAIKTMAQVISGKFQRIQFTPDLVPADLVGTRIYNQQTGEFGTQFGPVFTNLLLADEINRAPAKVQSALLEVMQEHQVTIGNETYRVPEPFLVLATQNPIESEGTYQLPEAQIDRFMFKTVIGYPSPSEEATIVARVTDANPPVARPIVTTADLIEAQRQVELVYVDPKVIEYAVMLTTATRRPADFGLPQLAKFIAFGASPRGSINLILGAKALAVLRGRDYVVPDDVRDLALDVLRHRMVLSYEALAQEVTGDNIVRAILTAVRPPKLDLTGRPVSVS; translated from the coding sequence GTGGCGGGATCGCGCCTTGACCGGTCGGTCTGGGAGAACGTTCTGTTCGAGATCAAGAAAGTGATCGTCGGGCAGGAGCACCTGCTCGAGGTGATGCTCGTTGCGCTTCTCGCGAAGGGACACATTCTGATCGAGGGCGTGCCGGGGCTGGCGAAGACCCTCGCCATTAAGACAATGGCGCAGGTTATCTCGGGCAAGTTCCAGCGCATTCAGTTCACGCCCGACCTCGTCCCCGCCGATCTGGTCGGCACGCGTATCTACAACCAGCAGACGGGGGAATTCGGCACGCAATTCGGGCCGGTCTTTACCAATCTCCTGCTCGCCGATGAGATCAACCGTGCTCCCGCCAAAGTCCAATCGGCACTGCTGGAAGTGATGCAGGAGCATCAAGTGACGATCGGCAACGAGACCTACCGCGTGCCGGAGCCGTTTCTTGTTCTCGCCACTCAGAACCCGATCGAGAGCGAAGGGACCTATCAGCTCCCGGAGGCGCAGATCGATCGCTTCATGTTTAAGACCGTTATCGGCTATCCCAGCCCGAGCGAGGAGGCGACAATCGTCGCCCGCGTCACGGATGCCAACCCGCCGGTTGCGCGGCCGATTGTCACGACGGCCGACCTCATTGAGGCGCAGCGCCAAGTCGAGCTGGTCTATGTCGACCCCAAGGTGATCGAATATGCCGTCATGCTCACCACTGCGACGCGCCGGCCAGCGGATTTTGGGCTACCGCAGCTCGCCAAGTTCATCGCTTTCGGCGCGAGCCCGCGCGGCTCGATCAACCTGATCTTGGGCGCAAAGGCGCTCGCCGTGCTGCGCGGGCGCGACTATGTCGTGCCGGATGACGTGCGCGACCTTGCGCTTGACGTGCTTCGCCATCGGATGGTGCTGTCCTACGAAGCGCTGGCTCAGGAGGTCACCGGCGATAACATCGTGCGGGCGATCTTGACCGCGGTGCGGCCGCCGAAGCTTGACCTGACGGGCCGGCCGGTCTCTGTCTCCTAA
- a CDS encoding DUF58 domain-containing protein, producing MDTADKLLKFLQFKVVRRLDGILQGDYTGVFYGPGMELGEVREYQLGDDVRRIDWNVTARTTRVHVRQYIEEREITAWLLVDRSPSIDFGTTLQSKHDLVTEFVGLMAHLYTRHGNRVGMVTFSSEIDRVIPPAGGRLQTLRLISALQNPGAAAFSGTTNLAAVLERAHRFLRRRSLVFVISDFIVPSGWERHLQLLAQRHDVVVVHVVDPRERELPDIGLLRLEDPETGEQLWIDTSHKPTRERFRTAVAERDRRLSATLASAAVDLVTLSTAEPLIEPLLRFVALRKRRRPWVSLGR from the coding sequence ATGGATACCGCCGACAAACTGCTCAAGTTCCTCCAGTTCAAGGTCGTCCGCCGCTTGGACGGCATCCTGCAGGGGGACTACACCGGGGTCTTCTACGGTCCTGGCATGGAACTGGGCGAGGTCCGCGAATATCAGCTGGGCGACGATGTCCGCCGCATCGACTGGAATGTCACCGCCCGCACTACCCGCGTCCATGTCCGCCAATACATTGAGGAGCGCGAGATCACGGCGTGGCTGCTTGTCGACCGGAGCCCCTCGATCGATTTCGGCACGACCCTCCAGTCGAAGCATGACCTCGTAACCGAGTTTGTTGGGCTGATGGCGCATCTGTACACGCGCCACGGCAACCGGGTGGGGATGGTGACCTTCTCGAGCGAGATCGACCGGGTGATCCCGCCTGCCGGCGGCCGCCTTCAGACGCTGCGGCTGATCAGCGCGCTCCAGAACCCGGGCGCAGCGGCGTTCAGCGGCACCACTAATCTTGCCGCTGTCCTAGAACGCGCCCACCGCTTCCTGCGTCGGCGCAGCCTCGTTTTCGTCATTTCGGACTTCATCGTCCCGAGCGGCTGGGAGCGCCATCTTCAGCTGCTCGCCCAGCGCCACGACGTCGTCGTGGTGCATGTTGTCGACCCGCGCGAGCGCGAACTGCCGGATATTGGGCTGCTGCGGCTGGAAGACCCGGAGACCGGCGAGCAGCTCTGGATCGACACCTCGCACAAGCCGACGCGGGAGCGGTTCCGGACAGCGGTGGCGGAGCGCGACCGTCGGCTGTCCGCCACGCTTGCGAGCGCCGCTGTCGACCTTGTTACACTTTCCACGGCGGAGCCGTTGATCGAGCCGCTTTTGCGGTTTGTCGCGCTGCGCAAAAGGAGGCGCCCGTGGGTTTCTCTTGGCCGCTAG
- a CDS encoding VWA domain-containing protein — MGFSWPLALLGLLVIPLLIATYILLQRRRTRYAVRFTNLALLKEVAPRAPGWRRHIPAALFLLAVTAMILALARPHLEVPVPIEQSYVMLAIDTSRSMEANDMQPTRMEAAKEAAKQFVSSLPKTARVGVVSFSDRAVINLPPTDDHKIVIETIDKLGTQAATAIGEGIMASLSVLPGGELAQQRPGNPSSPANPPSRGGQPQRPPANVPSTIVLLSDGASNRGISPLQAAREAKERNVKVYTIGIGTREGGTVISGGQVLRVYLDEATLRRIAEITEAEYFFAPNERDLARVYKSLGSTVGWERQQTEVTAGVTAAALILSLAGGLLSLLWFNRLP; from the coding sequence GTGGGTTTCTCTTGGCCGCTAGCCCTCTTGGGGTTGCTGGTCATTCCGTTGCTCATCGCAACGTATATCCTGCTGCAGCGCCGCCGTACTCGCTATGCCGTGCGCTTCACGAACCTCGCGCTGCTGAAGGAGGTCGCCCCTCGGGCGCCGGGCTGGCGGCGGCATATCCCGGCGGCACTCTTCCTGCTCGCCGTCACGGCGATGATCCTCGCCCTCGCTCGTCCGCATCTCGAGGTACCCGTGCCTATCGAGCAGAGCTATGTCATGCTCGCGATTGATACGTCGCGCAGCATGGAAGCGAACGACATGCAGCCGACGCGGATGGAGGCAGCAAAAGAGGCCGCCAAGCAGTTCGTCAGCTCGCTCCCGAAGACTGCTCGCGTCGGCGTTGTCTCCTTCTCGGATCGCGCGGTCATAAACCTTCCGCCAACGGATGATCACAAGATCGTCATCGAAACGATCGACAAGCTCGGCACCCAGGCCGCGACTGCGATCGGCGAAGGGATCATGGCCAGCCTCTCCGTGCTGCCGGGCGGCGAGCTGGCGCAGCAGCGCCCGGGCAATCCCTCCTCGCCAGCCAATCCGCCAAGCCGGGGCGGGCAGCCCCAGCGGCCGCCCGCGAATGTGCCCTCGACTATCGTGCTGCTCTCTGATGGAGCGTCCAACCGCGGCATCTCGCCGCTCCAAGCGGCGCGTGAAGCGAAGGAACGCAACGTCAAGGTCTATACCATCGGCATCGGTACCCGCGAAGGCGGCACGGTGATAAGTGGCGGTCAGGTGCTGCGCGTCTATCTCGACGAGGCGACGCTGCGGCGCATCGCCGAGATCACGGAGGCTGAGTATTTCTTCGCGCCAAACGAGCGCGACCTTGCCCGTGTCTACAAGAGCCTCGGCTCGACGGTCGGGTGGGAGCGCCAGCAGACGGAGGTGACTGCCGGCGTGACTGCCGCTGCTCTCATCCTCTCGCTCGCCGGCGGCCTGCTCTCCTTGCTCTGGTTTAACCGGCTGCCGTAA
- a CDS encoding CoA transferase has translation MTVSALDGVRVLDLAGPLGWYCTKVLADLGADVLRIEPPGGDPARRLGPFLDGDSLSYRFFNTSKRARTLDLADPMGVAALRALAREADLLVTTERLPLRYEEAAADNPRLVWTAITPFGLSGPHAEWRATDIVGLAAGGLLHLAGMPGSPPSHPPQEFAYFQAGLMGAVGSLIALRQAARTGRGQVVDVSMQESLLNALENTLGFWDLMGIARCRLGRKSFSGQAAVIKCADGYIIGWLGRRWPPFVQWLEREGLLPDHWRGPEWDDVEYRFQHLDEIDEVMQRLIAKLDRATLVAESQRRRIANGPVINLKELLEEPQLIGRDYWVDVEHQDGRVVRYPGAPYKLSKTPWRVRRPAPVAGEHDGQGWLAERLPAPAPSSAGRLPLDGIRIIDFTWQIAGPLSSQIFADHGAEVIKVESSVHPDGLRTMLVPRPPWTDSLNQSGIFNMFNTSKRSITLNLQTEGGHALLRRLIAVADVVIDNYGVDPYPRWGMSEAALRAINPDIIIARSSVMGRSGPQQHFIGFGYSISGQAGLNAAIGFPGDPPVAVCTAHPDYSCNPYHLVIAILAALHHRDRTGEGQLIDLSQHESTVVMNGASLLDYTANGVVAQPSANRHPQRAPHGAYPARGNDRWVALACESDDEWRRLAAAIGQPELADDPRFATLAARKANEDALDAIIAGWTRQWTPREAAERLQAAGVPAAPANTVTDLLRDQHLLARRRYRRIDHPELGSTLVSEPGFLLTETPLLPRRHPVLLGEDTEAILRDLLGLDDEAIAMHYVEGVLQ, from the coding sequence ATGACCGTCTCGGCGTTGGACGGCGTGCGCGTGCTCGACCTTGCCGGGCCGCTCGGCTGGTACTGCACGAAGGTGCTGGCCGACCTCGGCGCCGATGTGCTGCGGATTGAGCCGCCGGGCGGCGACCCGGCGCGCCGGCTTGGACCGTTCCTCGACGGCGACTCGCTCTCCTACCGCTTCTTCAACACCTCGAAGCGGGCGCGAACGCTCGACCTTGCCGACCCGATGGGCGTTGCGGCGCTGCGGGCCTTGGCGCGGGAGGCCGACCTGCTGGTGACGACCGAGCGGCTGCCGCTGCGCTACGAAGAGGCCGCCGCCGACAACCCGCGGCTGGTCTGGACGGCGATCACCCCCTTCGGCCTAAGCGGCCCGCATGCCGAGTGGCGGGCGACCGACATCGTCGGCCTCGCTGCCGGCGGTCTGCTGCACCTTGCGGGCATGCCCGGCAGCCCGCCGAGCCACCCGCCGCAGGAGTTCGCCTATTTCCAAGCGGGGCTGATGGGCGCCGTCGGCTCGCTCATCGCGCTGCGTCAGGCCGCGCGCACCGGCCGCGGCCAGGTCGTCGATGTTTCAATGCAGGAGTCGCTCCTCAATGCGCTCGAGAACACCCTCGGCTTCTGGGATCTGATGGGCATCGCGCGCTGCCGGCTTGGCCGAAAGTCGTTCAGCGGTCAAGCCGCTGTCATCAAGTGCGCCGACGGCTACATCATCGGCTGGCTCGGCCGGCGCTGGCCGCCCTTCGTCCAGTGGCTGGAGCGCGAAGGACTGCTCCCCGACCACTGGCGCGGCCCCGAATGGGACGACGTTGAGTACCGCTTCCAGCACCTCGACGAGATCGACGAGGTGATGCAGCGGCTGATCGCCAAACTCGACCGCGCCACCCTCGTCGCCGAGTCGCAGCGGCGGCGGATCGCCAATGGCCCCGTCATCAACCTGAAGGAGCTGCTGGAGGAGCCGCAGCTCATCGGCCGCGACTACTGGGTGGACGTGGAGCATCAGGACGGCCGCGTTGTCCGCTACCCCGGTGCGCCCTACAAGCTGTCGAAGACGCCGTGGCGGGTCCGGCGGCCGGCGCCGGTGGCGGGCGAGCATGACGGCCAAGGCTGGCTCGCCGAACGGCTGCCCGCTCCGGCACCGAGCAGCGCCGGCCGGCTCCCGCTCGACGGCATCCGGATCATCGACTTCACGTGGCAGATCGCCGGGCCGCTCAGTTCGCAGATCTTCGCCGACCACGGCGCCGAGGTGATCAAAGTGGAGAGCAGCGTCCATCCGGACGGGCTACGGACGATGCTCGTTCCCCGCCCGCCCTGGACCGACAGCCTGAACCAGAGCGGGATCTTCAACATGTTCAACACCTCGAAGCGGTCGATCACGCTCAACCTCCAGACCGAGGGCGGGCACGCCCTCCTCCGCCGGCTGATCGCGGTCGCGGATGTCGTGATCGACAATTACGGCGTCGACCCCTACCCCCGCTGGGGAATGAGCGAAGCGGCGCTGCGGGCGATCAACCCGGACATCATCATCGCTCGCTCGTCGGTCATGGGGCGCTCCGGCCCCCAGCAGCACTTCATCGGCTTCGGCTACTCGATCAGCGGCCAAGCAGGGCTCAATGCCGCAATCGGCTTCCCGGGCGACCCGCCCGTTGCCGTCTGCACCGCTCACCCGGATTATTCCTGCAATCCGTATCACCTAGTGATCGCCATCCTCGCCGCGCTCCACCATCGCGACCGGACAGGCGAAGGACAGCTGATCGACCTCTCGCAGCACGAGAGCACGGTGGTGATGAACGGCGCGTCCCTGCTCGACTACACTGCCAACGGCGTCGTCGCCCAGCCGAGCGCGAACCGGCATCCTCAACGCGCTCCCCACGGCGCCTATCCTGCCCGCGGCAACGACCGCTGGGTGGCGCTCGCCTGCGAGAGCGACGACGAGTGGCGGCGCCTTGCGGCCGCGATCGGCCAGCCCGAGCTTGCTGACGACCCGCGCTTTGCCACTCTTGCAGCGCGCAAAGCGAATGAGGACGCCCTCGATGCCATCATCGCCGGCTGGACCCGGCAGTGGACCCCGCGGGAGGCCGCCGAACGGCTGCAGGCGGCGGGCGTTCCGGCCGCGCCGGCAAACACGGTAACCGACCTTCTGCGCGACCAGCATCTCCTCGCGCGGCGGCGCTACCGGCGGATCGACCACCCTGAGCTTGGATCTACCCTCGTCAGCGAACCAGGGTTTCTGCTCACCGAGACGCCTCTCCTTCCGCGCCGTCATCCTGTTCTGCTCGGCGAGGATACCGAGGCGATCCTGCGCGACCTGCTCGGCCTCGATGACGAGGCGATCGCGATGCACTATGTCGAAGGCGTGCTGCAGTAG
- a CDS encoding IclR family transcriptional regulator — MSSIATMPTRRQPAVRRGAFRRYLALLEGLAAAPAGASTREIARRAGLAPATAHRLLQELLDLGVIYDDPVTGRYSVSARLWVLVEQFNQRDHLRWAALPPMQDLRDRTGETVTLVTSFGRERVCILQVESRHPAHFAAALDTPDRLEAGVPGKVLLAFAPSPARDAYLDWVRATRGEEEAGRLRALIEEIAARGYQIGPAERAPEFNVVSVPVLGPRGAIAALSVVGPASRWPLARAAAHLPDVQTAAQAISRAFGAR; from the coding sequence ATGAGCAGTATAGCCACCATGCCGACCCGCCGTCAACCAGCCGTCCGGCGCGGCGCCTTCCGGCGCTACCTCGCCCTGCTTGAAGGGCTCGCTGCCGCTCCCGCCGGCGCGTCAACACGCGAGATCGCGCGCCGCGCCGGGCTTGCGCCTGCAACTGCCCACCGGCTTCTTCAAGAGCTCCTCGACCTCGGCGTCATTTACGACGACCCGGTGACAGGCCGCTACAGCGTTAGTGCTCGTCTCTGGGTGCTGGTCGAGCAGTTCAACCAGCGCGATCATCTGCGCTGGGCTGCCTTGCCGCCGATGCAGGACCTGCGCGACCGCACCGGGGAGACAGTCACGCTCGTCACCAGCTTCGGCCGCGAGCGCGTCTGCATTCTCCAAGTCGAGAGCCGCCATCCCGCCCACTTCGCCGCCGCGCTCGACACGCCAGACCGCCTTGAAGCGGGCGTGCCGGGAAAGGTGCTGCTCGCTTTCGCGCCGTCCCCCGCCCGCGACGCCTATCTCGACTGGGTGCGCGCCACCCGCGGCGAGGAGGAGGCCGGCCGGCTGCGCGCGCTCATCGAGGAAATCGCGGCGCGCGGCTATCAGATTGGGCCGGCAGAGCGAGCGCCGGAGTTCAATGTCGTTTCGGTCCCCGTGCTCGGGCCGCGGGGAGCGATCGCGGCGCTCTCAGTCGTCGGACCAGCGTCGCGCTGGCCGCTCGCGCGCGCCGCTGCCCATCTCCCCGACGTCCAAACGGCCGCGCAGGCGATCAGCCGCGCCTTCGGCGCCCGGTGA
- a CDS encoding LLM class flavin-dependent oxidoreductase — protein sequence MRVGLYINPQTPGPGHDYRLITEVIDQIELAESLGFEDVWLTEHHFTDYNAYSDPVVFAAALSQRIKSMTVGFSLAVVPFHHPIRFATQMNLLDNLLDGRLIVGVGPGNSPDEFRGFGLDATKRHEMNREFMEIVEQAWAAPPEGFEYHGTYWSGVVKGRIIPEPVQKPRPRVAWATLTPETVYFAGKKGYSWLIGPQNQYWVAPRIKRYMDGLRDSGLSEEMQQRAWYGTGILRQIYCAAPGEDWRETIGPYIDTYIRKAAKANTGIDDLPKDDFERRKQGYLGNWLYAGTAEELVEKLAPFGRLGARHLMCWLNFGHLPDKLIKESMLRFAADVLPKLKEVTFEPAYVDEVIAATPEGPQFWSPSVTASGKREKGVALTEEQAAAQAAVGLQVQNIP from the coding sequence GTGCGTGTCGGGCTCTACATCAACCCCCAGACGCCGGGGCCGGGCCATGATTACCGATTGATCACCGAGGTGATCGACCAAATCGAACTGGCGGAATCGCTCGGCTTCGAGGACGTCTGGCTGACGGAACACCACTTCACCGATTACAACGCCTATAGCGACCCGGTCGTATTCGCTGCCGCTCTCAGCCAGCGGATCAAATCGATGACGGTCGGCTTCTCGCTCGCCGTTGTCCCCTTCCATCATCCGATCCGCTTCGCGACGCAGATGAACTTGCTTGATAACCTGCTCGATGGCCGCCTGATCGTCGGCGTCGGCCCCGGCAACTCGCCCGATGAGTTCCGCGGCTTCGGATTGGACGCCACCAAGCGTCATGAGATGAACCGCGAATTCATGGAGATCGTCGAGCAGGCGTGGGCGGCGCCGCCGGAGGGCTTCGAGTATCACGGCACGTACTGGAGCGGGGTCGTCAAGGGCCGGATCATTCCGGAGCCGGTCCAGAAACCGCGTCCGCGCGTTGCGTGGGCTACTCTGACGCCAGAGACCGTCTACTTTGCCGGCAAGAAGGGCTATTCGTGGCTGATCGGTCCCCAGAACCAGTACTGGGTCGCGCCGCGCATCAAGCGCTATATGGATGGCTTGCGCGACAGCGGCCTCTCTGAGGAGATGCAGCAGCGCGCCTGGTACGGCACCGGCATCCTCCGTCAGATCTACTGCGCCGCGCCGGGGGAAGATTGGCGCGAGACGATCGGTCCGTATATCGACACGTACATCCGCAAGGCCGCCAAGGCGAATACCGGCATCGACGACCTGCCGAAAGATGACTTCGAGCGGCGCAAGCAGGGCTATCTCGGCAACTGGCTGTATGCTGGTACCGCCGAGGAGCTCGTCGAGAAACTGGCGCCGTTCGGCCGGCTGGGCGCGCGCCATCTAATGTGCTGGCTGAACTTCGGCCACCTGCCGGACAAGCTGATCAAAGAATCGATGCTCCGCTTCGCTGCTGATGTTCTGCCGAAGCTGAAAGAGGTCACCTTCGAGCCTGCCTATGTCGACGAGGTGATCGCTGCCACGCCCGAAGGCCCGCAGTTCTGGTCGCCGTCGGTTACCGCCTCCGGCAAGCGCGAGAAGGGCGTCGCCCTCACCGAGGAGCAAGCGGCGGCACAGGCGGCGGTTGGCCTGCAGGTGCAGAACATCCCCTAG